From a single Bacillus gobiensis genomic region:
- a CDS encoding thiol-disulfide oxidoreductase DCC family protein, with protein MMDEQQPIILFDGVCNLCNGAVQFIIKRDPQARISFASLQSSIGQKLLERHELPKSDFDTFIMIENGKIRTKSTAALKTLRYLNRAWKWAYLLIVIPKPFRDAIYSYIAKNRYKWFGKQEHCMIPTKDTKKRFLHE; from the coding sequence CTGATGGATGAACAACAACCGATTATATTGTTCGACGGGGTTTGCAACCTATGCAACGGAGCTGTCCAATTTATTATTAAAAGAGATCCGCAAGCCCGGATCTCCTTTGCTTCGTTACAGTCTTCAATCGGTCAGAAGCTTCTGGAACGGCATGAGCTGCCCAAAAGTGATTTTGATACCTTTATCATGATTGAAAATGGTAAAATCCGGACAAAATCGACCGCGGCTCTAAAAACCCTCCGATATTTAAACAGAGCGTGGAAATGGGCTTACCTGCTTATTGTTATTCCAAAACCGTTCAGAGATGCCATCTACAGCTATATTGCAAAAAATCGTTATAAATGGTTTGGAAAACAAGAACATTGCATGATACCAACCAAGGACACGAAGAAACGATTTTTACACGAATAA
- a CDS encoding DUF5366 family protein, with translation MKNTYFTSYFPLISILLFSASCSLAATAYVTELLQTYSIYNGMLEFLSANEIRIGLFIVFALIFFMLFSALKLIADTITELALLFFSKDPEGENLKKIRIGSVFYLGSSLVSLAFIQQPLFILAVILIATLSYFIFIVYKIQATLSLVSLIGFILFELIFWFAFVMAIFYVVIKLYNSIMASLPV, from the coding sequence ATGAAAAACACTTATTTTACTAGCTATTTTCCACTTATTTCGATTTTGTTATTCAGCGCCTCGTGTTCACTGGCAGCGACTGCGTATGTTACCGAGCTGTTACAAACATATAGTATTTACAATGGCATGCTTGAGTTTCTTTCAGCTAATGAAATCCGGATCGGTTTATTTATCGTGTTCGCTCTTATATTTTTTATGTTGTTTTCAGCTCTTAAATTGATCGCTGATACGATAACGGAGCTGGCGCTGCTCTTTTTTTCCAAAGATCCTGAAGGGGAGAATTTGAAAAAAATCCGGATTGGATCCGTGTTTTATTTAGGATCAAGCCTAGTGTCTCTCGCATTCATCCAGCAGCCGCTTTTCATCTTGGCTGTAATATTGATAGCGACGCTGTCTTATTTTATTTTCATTGTTTACAAGATTCAAGCGACGCTTTCGCTTGTTTCTTTGATCGGGTTTATCTTATTTGAATTAATTTTTTGGTTTGCTTTTGTTATGGCAATTTTTTATGTCGTTATTAAGCTCTATAACAGTATTATGGCCAGCTTACCTGTGTAA